ACCTATAGCTGAAGGTTATTTAGGTAAATCAAGAGTATAGTTTCAGACAGATGATATTCGTAACGTAAGAAGTGGAAGTTGAGGAGCTACTAGATAACTCTTTTGGGGTGGATGTAAACATCTAGTGGTGAATTGGCAGTAGATCACAAAAGTGTGCATCCAACAATTGGTGACAGTGGGTCCCTGTTCACTATTAGATGTTGTCATTCATTCCAAAAGGGTTATTACCTCCTCTCTTGAGTTTGTAGTCCCCCATAACTAGATGAATCAGTTTATTTTCTCACAAGAGTATAATTTTTGTTAGTCCAATGGAATATCAAAGTTTAAGAGCCTAAGATTGTTTTGACTATACCGTCACATAAGGAGCATTTTAAGATGATCTGTTGTAAAGCACTCCAAGTTGACAATGTTAAAAGTCTTTAGAAGCATACAACATAAAAAGTTAAGCATACTGGCATTAAAGGTGAGCAGAAGCCTGTTACATCTTTAACTATTTTATATAGCATATTTCTCATTTCCTTCTCCAAATTTAGTATCCTATGTGCCATGCTAACAAGCCCGATACCGCACCTGATCTCTTAAAATCTTGAGTAAAAAATAACAACAGCCTTTCTCCTAGTATCCAGAAGGCAGAAATCCTGTTGGACATTCTCATTTTTGGAAGTGGGATAGAATTTTCCGCTACGCTTTCCGATAGAACTTTCCTACACTTACTAAAGTGGGAAGCAACCTTTCCTACAGTTACTAAAGTGGGATAGAACATTCCGCTACGCTTCTTCAACATATGGTCAAGTGGTTCATATGTAAACTTTGCTGATTTGCTGCTTAGAAAACAACTTGTCACATTAAGGTTTGATTGTTAGTAGTCTTTTTCCGAATAAAACAGCTTGAAAATACGGGATTCATTTTCTTGACCCTTGTATGGAATAGCACAGAATTAGGATGGTTGGGTAAAATACATATACATGTTCAACTGTGGCTGTATGCTCTTAAAGTTAaatgttttctttttccttctactTTTCAATTGTTTTGATGGTGTGGTGAATTTTCAGGCTATGCTTATTGTTTTTTAGAACGTTATATCCCATAACTATCTCTCAAAGTTATGAAAATTTCCCAAAACATTGTCCTGCAACTGCAACTCATGTACCATAAGGCATTATTTTCGATATGGCTCAAGTTAGCCTCTTAATAATATTGATCTTATCTATTAGTGCAGGTGACCCATGACGTTGGTGATCATGTGAAGGTCGCTGTTATTACTGATCCACAAGTAAGTCATATTCATATTCTGTCTTGCTATCTTTTTATCTTTACGATCTATTGTAATAACAATGTCTTAATGTCCCACTTGTAACAGCTTATGGACCACACCTCCCTTGCGCTTGCTCCCAAATCACTTGCTTTGGAGATTGCGCAATTCTACACAGATTTGTACATGCGGAGATCGTTTCTTACTTCTATATTGCCATCCAAACCTGACATCATTTTGTTCCTTGGTGATTATTTTGATGGAGGACCTCATTTGTCAGATGAAGAGTAAGGCATGAAAGTAGTTATAAATGGCTCTTCTTCAATTAACAAGTGTATGGCTTGATGTGAAATGTTGCGTGGATTAAGCTATATGGCTATTATGCATATTTAGCCTGCACACGCTCTTTCTGTGTTTAACATAAACTAGGGTGTTAAAAAACGGAAAGAATACTGTTCTACTTGTTGAAATGTTTACTAGGTCGGAGTGCAAATTGCTGTATGTATGTCGGAAACCTCTCATGCCAGTAAGGATAGTATCCTTATTGATGTGATTTTAAAAAGTAAAATCTCAGTCTCTCCAGCATGATTAATTAAAGGATCACATAAGCTTTTATAACGAAAGCAATATGTATTTTCCTCAAACTATCTGAGTTTTCCTTCTCTGCTAGTACTTGGAATTAATTCTCTATTTATTAATAGGTGGCAGAATTCGTTGAGTCGCTTCAGGCACATCTTTGGTCTGAACCACAGAGGAAGATTTTCAGATATCCCAAAGTACTACATTTCTGGGAATCATGATACTGGCTATTCAGCAACCCTCTCACGAAATCCAAAGGTAATAGTCTGCTGGCTTAGCACAATTTATGACGCGTGAGAGCTTCATTTATAGCTTCAGAAACAATCTATTGTACAAAGAGAGTCATACCTATGATTCAAGAATATGGTTTCTTGAATTTTCTTTGCAATTCTTGATTAGGTTTTCTTGTTTGTGTTGTCATACAGGTTCTCGATCGTTATGAAAAAGAATTTGGATCAAGAAATTATCACTTTACTGTTGGTGAAGTGGAGTTTATAGCTGTTGATAGCCAAACTCTTGATGGTATGTAACAAAACTATTGAGAATTTAATCAATTGCCTAGTTTGAGGATGACAACTATAGCAAGGATGGATACCATCCTCACAAAGTATAACCTCTCTAGGTTGATTCACTGCAAGGATATTTCCCCTGCTATGCATCGTAGATGTAGAATTCACTAGAACTCCATATTTGATCTATTAAGATAGATGATTATTTCCACTGAGGATGCTGATTATTCAGATGTGTCACCCGCTTTAGATCTCGACCATCTCAGCGACATGTTATCAGGCACTAACAGTCCGAGCTACATAATCCAATGTCTCTATTCTTAATTCAAAATGCATGTAAAACTGAATAATGAATATGCAGGGCGGAAAGAGGGAAATCTGACTTCCACCACCTGGGATTTTGTCAAAAATGTTTCTTCAGGTATGTAATGACTAATCTTGAACATGTTGTTCGCCCAAtgtttaataatttttttattgtaAATCTTTTGGTAATCATGTAGATGTTGCGGCAAAAACAAGGGTGTTGCTAACACATATCCCTCTGTACCGACCCGATTGGACTCCTTGTGGGAGTCGCCGTTCATCCCCAATTATCAACCAGGTTTGCAATGGGGTCATAATGTTGTTGTTCAAGCGCACTCTTCTTCGTCTCAGTCAATCATTTCCTTCTACTGCATTATATTTATGTAATATTCTGTGTATTTTACATCTCCAGAGGGTTTCTCATGCTTCAGACCAAGAAGTAACGTAAGCTTCTATTCTGTCATTATCTTTTATATGCTTCAATCGCAATGTAAAATTCTAATGTGAGCCTTCTGGACCCAGTAATTTTACTGATATTCTGCTTGAACAGGTATCAGAATTATCTAACTGAGGAAACATCACGGCTTTTACTGGACCTTATCAACCCCGTAAGTTCTCTCTCCTTCTTTGGAACTCTCATGGGAACGTTTTAAACGATTTACACATTTCCCTCGAATTTAAGTCATTGAATCTTCATGCATACAAATTTAAAAACATCTTGATCACCATTTCCAAGACCCTCATTTTGTTGTAAATTTGGTTTCTCTATCTGTTTTAATTGGTTGGTAAAATTAGGATGTTGAAGAGTTTTGAACTTCCGTCATGGGTGTCAATGCCCAACGACTTTACAACT
This DNA window, taken from Papaver somniferum cultivar HN1 chromosome 3, ASM357369v1, whole genome shotgun sequence, encodes the following:
- the LOC113355557 gene encoding uncharacterized protein C630.12-like isoform X3, translating into MQLGKLTVVLCCVWVVTIFYGEMFAFWVPSSSCSWPQLLPATTSKVTHDVGDHVKVAVITDPQLMDHTSLALAPKSLALEIAQFYTDLYMRRSFLTSILPSKPDIILFLGDYFDGGPHLSDEEWQNSLSRFRHIFGLNHRGRFSDIPKYYISGNHDTGYSATLSRNPKVLDRYEKEFGSRNYHFTVGEVEFIAVDSQTLDGRKEGNLTSTTWDFVKNVSSDVAAKTRVLLTHIPLYRPDWTPCGSRRSSPIINQVCNGVIMLLFKRTLLRLSQSFPSTALYLCNILCILHLQRVSHASDQEVTYQNYLTEETSRLLLDLINPVLVLSGHDHDQCTVTHQTRRGHIKEHTLGTISWQQGNLYPSFMLLSATKNLILSNTSENVVSTRLCFLPMQTHIYIWYASLFILTVLALLLWPTHGLSVGGRYIGWLGSMWKAFISSDLFRGAGKEKDEEDENCEYEMVWDAEGSMHLVKKVLIKSNAGQCCSATSGKEEHLSGGICFSRDEQCRYPHGRGRHVSFAG